GACGCCGCGCCTGCAAACAGAAATCCCAACCTTGGCTGGCATTGGGTACGCCTTGCCGAAATTTTCAAGCAGGGCCCTGCGGCTGTGGAAGCCGAGTGGAGAAGGCAATTCATGACCCCAGAAGCAGCGGAACAGTTGGTCGGTCGCGAGGTGGTTGTTCCTGGAGACAGGGTCTTCGAATTGGCACGAACCCTTGCTTGAGATAGAACAACAGCGCACAATTTGTGCCCCTGAAAATTCTCATTTCCAGCGATTGAAAAGTGCCACCTACGTTCCTTGTTTAACAACTGCCTTGCTCACAACGCTTTCTGCATCGTAGCGGGGACTTCATCGCTTTCTACATAGGGATTGACAGTATGAACATTCTTCTCGTTGTCGCACCCAGAATGCCAGCATTGACGATGCAATCGACTCTCTGGTTGCCTGTCTCGTTGCTCTACCTTGCCGCCGTGCTCCGTGAAGCAGGCCACGCTCCAACTATTCTCGATCTTGCCGCGGTCCGTGTTCCCGAGGGCGTACAGCCGGAAGAGCACTATCGCACTTTGCTGCTGGACAAAATCCGCGAGCTTGATCCGGGGTATATAGGTATTAGCTGCCGTGCCACCATGGATTTTCCACAAATCAGACAACTTGCTCGTGTCATACACGAGGAAGTGCCGAACACCCCTATTTGCCTTGGCGGAGCACACCCAACGTGGCATTGCCGCGAAATACTTGAGCACTGCCCGGAAATTGATTGCATCGTGCTCGGCGAAGGAGAACCACAGGTCGTGGCGCTGGCAGAGGCCATCGCCGCCGGTGACCGACGCGCGTACGCGAATATTGAATCATTTGCGTATGTTGATAAAGAAAGCGGCAGTATTATGGTAAATCCCAGGAAATCATACATTCAAGACCTCGACACCTGGCCTTTCCCGGCCTATGATCTTGTTGATTTTTCTAATTATCACAGTAATTTTTCGACATGGCACAACCCCAAGGGGCACCAGATCAACATGCGGGCCCCAATACTTACTTCCAGGAGCTGTCCCTTCAACTGCAGCTTTTGCATGGGGCATTCAATGTCCGGAAGAGGGTTTCGCCCGCGATCGCCTGCCGAAGTCGTCCGCGAGCTTGAATTCCTGGTGCGAGAGTTTGGGCAAAACTTCTTTTGCTTTTACGACGAGAATTGTCTTCTGCACAAGGATCGCTTCATCGCTATTTGCGATGGAATTTACAAAACAGGCTTCGACATCCAGCTCTCCGCCCCGGTTGGCTTTTATCTCAATGCCGTCGATGAAGACATTGTCAAGGCGTTCGTGCGGGCTGGAGGCTGCGCCGTGGGCGTGCCAATTGAAACTGGAAGCAGCTACCTACGAAACAAGATTATAGAAAAGAAAATAAGTGACGACACCATCAAGCATGTTGTTAAATTGTACAAAAAATACGATTTATTCACGTATGGGGCGTTCATCATGGGTTTTGAAGAGGATACGCCTGCCACACTGGACGAGACCATAGCCATGATCCACGAATTGCAGCTCGATGTGAACGACGTCTTCAATCTAGTGCCGTATCCTGGAACACGGATCCACGCTCAGGCCAAAAGGAACGGCACATTGCTCATCGATGACAGCCAAGCATGGAAAGGTGAGGTGATACTTGGATCGCGTGGAGGGGCGCAGCAGTTTTTCATTCAGCCTCCGGGGCTGAGCATGGAGGAGCTGAGGCAGTACCGGGCAAAATTCGACCAGCTTAGACTGTATAGCGACCGCGCGCGCAACTTGAACAGGCAGGGACAGAAGCAGTCCCGGTAGTCTGGACAGTTTCGCGGCGTTCGCAAGGTGGAGCCCGGGGTGTCGGGCTATGCCGCGTCGCCTCTTTTCTCTTCCTGGGGTGCCGTTTCCGGAGCAGCCAGGAGGGGGGCATGCCCCCCTCATGAGCGGCTGGCCAAATATAGGTCCATGGCCGATGGCCGTCAAAGACCGAATGCGGCCGGCGGTGGTTGTAGAACCTGAACCAGTCTCCCAGCGCCTGCCAGCGACAGTCAGGGCCATTTGCTGCCTGACGCTGTGAGCAGGAGTTGCTTTCGCGAGTTATCAGATAAATTGATGGATAAGATAAATAAAATGAGTCAATAACGATTTGTTTCCAGCGCTTCCCCTTGTTACCAAGGGAATTCCAGCTGCCTGACGGGATGATTTGCGTTGTTGCCGTTCCCTGCCAGCCTCACCGTCGCGGCATTTTGGGGGGAGCACGCTATGGAACGATTCGACGCCGCGTATCTTGAGCAACGAGTGGAGCGCAATCTTGCGGCGGCAGCCGCGTTCAAGGAAGGCGGAGGGAAGGTCGGCGCGGTGTATTGCGCCTTCATGCCCAAGGAGTTGATTGCCGCGGCGGGGGCCTTGCCGGTGTCGTTGTGCGCCGGGAGCGAGCGTCCCATTGCGGCCGCCGAGCAGTCCCTGCCGAGAAACCTGTGCCCGCTGATCAAGTCGAGCTTCGGCTTTGCCATCACGGACCAGTGCCCCTATTTCCATGATACCGACTTCATCCTTGCCGATGCCACCTGTGACGGCAAGAAGAAGATGTTTGAGCTGCTGGCCGAGATCAAGCCGTTGCAGGTGATGCTGCTGCCGCAAAGCGCCAGCAATCCCGAAGCGCTGGACCAGTGGCACGCGGAACTGCACAAGGCCAAGGCCTCCGTGGAACTGCTCACCGGCAATATCGTCACGGATGAGGCCCTGCGC
This sequence is a window from Megalodesulfovibrio gigas DSM 1382 = ATCC 19364. Protein-coding genes within it:
- a CDS encoding B12-binding domain-containing radical SAM protein, whose translation is MNILLVVAPRMPALTMQSTLWLPVSLLYLAAVLREAGHAPTILDLAAVRVPEGVQPEEHYRTLLLDKIRELDPGYIGISCRATMDFPQIRQLARVIHEEVPNTPICLGGAHPTWHCREILEHCPEIDCIVLGEGEPQVVALAEAIAAGDRRAYANIESFAYVDKESGSIMVNPRKSYIQDLDTWPFPAYDLVDFSNYHSNFSTWHNPKGHQINMRAPILTSRSCPFNCSFCMGHSMSGRGFRPRSPAEVVRELEFLVREFGQNFFCFYDENCLLHKDRFIAICDGIYKTGFDIQLSAPVGFYLNAVDEDIVKAFVRAGGCAVGVPIETGSSYLRNKIIEKKISDDTIKHVVKLYKKYDLFTYGAFIMGFEEDTPATLDETIAMIHELQLDVNDVFNLVPYPGTRIHAQAKRNGTLLIDDSQAWKGEVILGSRGGAQQFFIQPPGLSMEELRQYRAKFDQLRLYSDRARNLNRQGQKQSR